A single region of the Brassica rapa cultivar Chiifu-401-42 chromosome A03, CAAS_Brap_v3.01, whole genome shotgun sequence genome encodes:
- the LOC108871409 gene encoding probable transcription repressor OFP9, with the protein MKITNRAETETEKDKKRQNKQTQNQTRESRICRPLCCSNKARLSISSSSSSSVELDRHSNFSDQHCSLSSLTHYMVQEKLEQMIRETQEATHQEKLREQMMRRRRRRSKSSISNTKFIVMMAMEKCSYDPREDFRESMVEMIVANKIREADELRSLLEYYLSMNPREYRSAILEIFYEVCADLFLCS; encoded by the coding sequence ATGAAAATCACAAACAGAGCAGAAACAGAAACAGAAAAAGATAAGAAAAGacagaacaaacaaacacaaaaccaAACAAGAGAATCAAGAATCTGCAGACCTTTGTGTTGCAGCAACAAAGCGAGACTCAGcatttcgtcttcttcttcttcttcggtggAATTAGACAGGCATTCTAATTTCTCAGACCAGCACTGTTCGCTCTCTAGCCTAACACACTACATGGTTCAGGAGAAGCTAGAGCAGATGATCAGAGAGACACAAGAAGCCACACACCAAGAGAAGTTAAGAGAACAaatgatgaggaggaggagaagaagaagcaagagtAGCATCAGTAACACTAAGTTCATAGTGATGATGGCAATGGAGAAATGTTCTTATGATCCAAGAGAGGATTTCAGAGAGTCCATGGTCGAGATGATTGTTGCAAACAAGATCAGAGAAGCAGATGAACTTAGAAGCCTCTTGGAGTACTATCTATCAATGAATCCTCGCGAATATCGGTCTGCCATTCTCGAGATCTTCTACGAGGTTTGTGCTGATTTGTTCTTGTGTTCGTAA